The Desulfohalovibrio reitneri genome contains a region encoding:
- the kdsA gene encoding 3-deoxy-8-phosphooctulonate synthase — MADLFESSREGFFAIAGPCVLESEDLALRVAERLAEIAVRLNLPLVFKSSFDKANRTSITSYRGPGMERGLAWLDRVRKRTGLPVLTDIHLPEQAAPVAEVADVLQIPAFLCRQTDLLVAAARTGRLVNVKKGQFLAPWDMANAVGKLRESGCRRAWLTERGASFGYNNLVVDFRSLPIMAEHGLPVVFDATHSVQLPGGQGGSSGGQRRFVPNLVKAAAAAGADGLFLEVHPEPERALCDGPNSLPLDDFEDLLRVARDIHALSREAGNAG, encoded by the coding sequence ATGGCGGACCTGTTCGAGTCGAGCCGCGAAGGCTTCTTCGCCATCGCCGGGCCGTGCGTCCTGGAGTCGGAGGATCTGGCCCTGCGCGTGGCCGAGCGACTGGCCGAGATCGCCGTGCGGCTGAACCTGCCACTGGTGTTCAAGAGTTCGTTCGACAAGGCCAACCGCACGTCCATTACCTCTTATCGGGGTCCGGGGATGGAGCGGGGCTTGGCGTGGTTGGACCGGGTCAGAAAGCGTACCGGTCTGCCGGTGCTGACCGACATCCACTTGCCGGAACAAGCGGCGCCGGTGGCCGAGGTGGCCGACGTGCTGCAGATCCCCGCCTTTCTCTGCCGCCAAACCGACCTGCTTGTGGCGGCGGCCCGAACCGGACGACTGGTCAATGTCAAAAAGGGGCAGTTCCTGGCGCCGTGGGACATGGCCAACGCCGTGGGCAAGCTTCGCGAGAGCGGCTGCCGCCGGGCCTGGCTCACGGAGCGCGGCGCGTCTTTCGGCTACAATAATCTGGTAGTCGATTTCCGTTCCCTGCCGATCATGGCGGAACACGGCCTGCCCGTGGTATTCGACGCCACCCACTCGGTGCAACTGCCGGGAGGGCAGGGCGGCTCCTCCGGGGGGCAGCGCAGGTTCGTGCCCAACCTGGTCAAGGCCGCGGCTGCGGCCGGAGCGGATGGACTGTTCCTGGAGGTTCATCCCGAGCCGGAGCGGGCGCTGTGCGACGGCCCCAATTCCCTGCCTCTTGACGATTTCGAGGATCTGTTGCGCGTGGCCAGGGACATTCATGCCTTAAGCCGGGAGGCAGGCAATGCGGGCTGA
- a CDS encoding phosphoribosylformylglycinamidine synthase subunit PurQ yields the protein MARVSSLVITGYGTNCDRETAHAARLAGCNETEVVFFSDLLAERVALPEADLLLFPGGFLDGDDLGAAQAAALRWRHAVTRSGSPLLEQLRAFLERGGLILGICNGFQLLCKLGLLPAVDGDWFKRTASLSANDSARFEDRWVSLRTEPDTRCVFLKGTDRLEMPVRHGEGKMVFEDESLLSKAEAAGHVALRYVHPESGEPSMEYPYNPNGSPGGIAGLTDHTGRILGLMPHPEAFNHPTNHPGWTRGETSPLGIVLLENAVHHLRERAA from the coding sequence TTGGCCCGCGTTTCTTCCCTGGTCATCACCGGCTACGGCACCAATTGCGATCGCGAAACCGCCCACGCCGCCCGCCTGGCCGGCTGCAACGAAACCGAAGTGGTATTCTTCTCCGACCTGCTGGCGGAACGGGTGGCCCTGCCCGAAGCGGACCTGCTTCTCTTCCCCGGCGGCTTTCTGGACGGCGACGACCTGGGCGCGGCCCAGGCCGCGGCCCTGCGCTGGCGGCACGCCGTGACGCGCTCTGGAAGCCCCTTGCTCGAGCAGTTGCGAGCCTTTCTGGAACGGGGTGGCCTCATCCTTGGCATCTGCAACGGCTTCCAATTGCTGTGCAAGCTGGGACTGCTCCCCGCGGTGGACGGGGATTGGTTCAAACGCACCGCCTCCCTCTCCGCCAACGATTCCGCCCGCTTTGAGGATCGCTGGGTAAGCCTGCGCACCGAGCCGGACACCCGTTGCGTGTTCCTCAAAGGTACCGACAGGCTGGAGATGCCCGTGCGGCACGGCGAGGGCAAAATGGTTTTCGAGGACGAATCGCTGCTGTCCAAGGCCGAGGCGGCCGGGCACGTGGCCCTGCGCTACGTCCACCCCGAATCCGGCGAGCCCTCCATGGAGTACCCATACAATCCCAACGGCTCCCCGGGTGGCATCGCCGGACTCACCGACCACACCGGACGCATCCTGGGCCTCATGCCCCACCCCGAAGCGTTCAACCACCCCACAAATCATCCCGGCTGGACACGCGGGGAAACCTCCCCCCTTGGAATCGTGCTGCTGGAAAACGCAGTCCACCACTTGCGGGAACGCGCCGCGTGA
- a CDS encoding CTP synthase → MKTKFIFITGGVLSSLGKGLAAASIAALLKARGLKCTIQKLDPYINVDPGTMNPFQHGEVYVTEDGAETDLDLGHYERYIDVFTSQKNNFTSGSIYHRVIQKERRGDYLGGTVQVIPHITDEIKNAITSLAGDEDVVLVEIGGTVGDIEGQPFLEAIRQLRSDLGKENVLYIHLTLVPFMGTAGELKTKPTQHSVKELRSIGIQPDIILCRCARELEKDIKSKIALFCNVDADAVFSAVDVDNIYKVPLKFYHEGVDQKIAILLKLPAKNAELAPWEDLIEKLEHPSGEVSIGIVGKYVDLKEAYKSLHEALIHGGVANDVQVNLVYVNSEDLTRDNVAKQLKGLDGVLVPGGFGSRGVPGKVESIRFARENKIPFFGICLGMQCACIEAARNVLGIEGADSEEFHPDTEEAIIYLMTEWFDFRSQCMERRNKDSDLGGTMRLGGYPCVVKHDTKAWDAYGEENISERHRHRYEYNQKYMAAMEEQGYVFSGTSPNGELVEIVELKDHPWFLGCQFHPEFKSRPMRPHPLFREFIKAAKQRAKGKK, encoded by the coding sequence ATGAAGACCAAGTTCATTTTCATTACCGGCGGTGTGCTTTCCTCACTTGGCAAGGGTTTGGCCGCGGCGTCCATCGCCGCCCTGCTCAAGGCCCGTGGCCTGAAGTGCACCATCCAGAAGCTCGACCCCTACATCAACGTGGACCCGGGGACCATGAACCCATTCCAGCACGGCGAGGTCTACGTCACCGAGGACGGCGCGGAAACCGACCTCGACCTGGGGCACTACGAGCGCTACATCGACGTGTTCACCAGCCAGAAGAACAATTTCACTTCCGGCTCCATCTACCACCGCGTCATCCAGAAGGAGCGGCGGGGCGACTACCTCGGCGGCACCGTGCAGGTCATTCCGCACATTACCGACGAAATCAAGAACGCCATCACCTCGCTGGCCGGCGACGAGGACGTGGTTCTGGTGGAGATCGGCGGAACTGTCGGCGACATCGAGGGGCAGCCCTTCCTTGAGGCAATCCGTCAGTTGCGCAGCGACCTGGGCAAGGAGAACGTCCTTTACATCCACCTGACCCTGGTGCCCTTCATGGGCACGGCAGGGGAACTGAAAACCAAGCCCACCCAGCACTCGGTCAAGGAATTGCGTTCCATCGGCATCCAGCCGGACATCATCCTCTGCCGCTGCGCCCGGGAGCTGGAAAAGGACATCAAATCCAAGATCGCCCTGTTCTGCAACGTGGACGCGGACGCCGTTTTTTCCGCAGTGGACGTGGACAACATCTACAAGGTACCCCTTAAATTCTACCACGAAGGGGTGGACCAGAAGATCGCCATTCTCCTGAAGCTCCCGGCCAAAAACGCGGAGCTGGCTCCTTGGGAGGATCTCATCGAGAAGCTGGAGCACCCCTCCGGCGAGGTCTCCATCGGTATCGTGGGCAAGTACGTGGACCTCAAGGAGGCGTACAAGAGCTTGCACGAGGCCCTCATCCACGGCGGCGTGGCCAACGACGTGCAGGTCAACCTTGTCTATGTCAACTCCGAGGATCTGACCCGGGACAACGTGGCCAAGCAACTCAAGGGGCTGGATGGTGTTCTGGTTCCTGGCGGCTTCGGCTCCCGCGGCGTGCCCGGCAAGGTCGAGTCCATCCGTTTCGCCCGTGAAAACAAGATTCCTTTCTTTGGCATCTGCCTGGGCATGCAGTGCGCCTGTATCGAGGCGGCCCGGAATGTCCTGGGAATCGAGGGTGCGGACTCCGAGGAATTCCATCCGGATACCGAGGAGGCCATCATCTATCTCATGACCGAGTGGTTCGATTTCCGCAGCCAGTGCATGGAGCGCCGCAACAAGGATTCCGATCTGGGCGGCACCATGCGCCTGGGCGGATATCCCTGCGTGGTCAAGCACGACACCAAGGCCTGGGATGCCTACGGCGAAGAGAACATCTCCGAGCGCCATCGTCACCGCTACGAGTACAACCAGAAGTATATGGCCGCCATGGAGGAGCAGGGCTACGTATTCTCCGGCACTTCTCCAAACGGGGAATTGGTGGAGATCGTGGAGCTCAAGGACCATCCCTGGTTCCTGGGCTGCCAGTTCCATCCGGAGTTCAAATCCCGCCCCATGCGGCCGCATCCACTCTTTCGGGAGTTCATCAAGGCCGCCAAGCAGCGGGCCAAGGGCAAGAAGTAG
- a CDS encoding helix-turn-helix domain-containing protein: MSDVAEIFDVHISSVSRMIKRGDLPCVNLGGTKRIPRVALEKFVESEIAYCPRFSKPFLRESAS, translated from the coding sequence ATGAGCGACGTGGCCGAGATTTTCGATGTCCACATTTCTTCTGTTTCGAGGATGATCAAACGTGGTGATTTGCCGTGTGTCAACCTTGGTGGTACCAAACGTATCCCTCGAGTAGCACTCGAGAAGTTCGTTGAAAGCGAAATCGCGTACTGCCCCCGGTTTAGCAAGCCTTTTTTAAGAGAGTCCGCGAGTTGA
- a CDS encoding DUF6538 domain-containing protein: protein MKDLSRPTRLHRRKGSRNYYFRAKAPVDLQDIYGKREIYFSLKTSDRQEALQRVHIESVKLDQEFAEKRRQRDAEAVDKLSEIEVERITAIWRHEALQVDEESRINGLSPTEFQAWDDAITFAYIEARESLATGKLNRISVELDDLLEEIGMKVAKYSEAYRQLAYALLKAKVETLEALKARHEAKVVKTPIKPVSPVHATPTESDRDDPTIIQVHSMWAEEHIQAGGPEKTVKDFGTYVRRFVELHGDLPVSQITKRHVRDYKDAMLKYPSRRVGKLKDMTVPQLLKYVRVSCPRFETALI from the coding sequence ATGAAAGACTTGTCCAGACCAACTCGTTTACATCGTCGGAAAGGGAGCCGGAACTACTATTTTCGCGCAAAGGCTCCGGTTGATCTCCAGGACATCTACGGCAAGCGAGAGATATATTTCAGTCTCAAAACCAGTGACCGTCAGGAAGCCCTCCAGCGCGTTCATATAGAATCCGTGAAGCTCGACCAGGAGTTTGCCGAGAAACGCCGCCAGAGGGACGCTGAAGCGGTTGATAAGCTGTCCGAGATCGAAGTTGAACGTATCACGGCTATATGGAGGCATGAGGCACTTCAAGTCGATGAAGAATCACGCATTAACGGTCTTTCCCCTACAGAATTTCAGGCATGGGATGACGCAATCACCTTTGCATACATCGAGGCAAGGGAAAGTCTCGCTACGGGAAAACTCAACAGAATTTCTGTAGAACTCGATGACCTTCTGGAAGAGATCGGGATGAAAGTTGCCAAGTACAGCGAGGCATACCGTCAACTGGCCTATGCCCTTCTGAAAGCAAAGGTGGAAACCCTGGAAGCTCTCAAGGCTCGGCATGAAGCCAAAGTGGTCAAAACGCCCATAAAGCCTGTGTCACCTGTTCATGCTACACCTACGGAATCCGACAGAGACGACCCGACCATTATCCAGGTTCATTCAATGTGGGCAGAGGAACATATACAGGCGGGAGGACCGGAGAAAACAGTCAAGGATTTCGGCACATACGTCCGTCGGTTCGTAGAACTTCATGGCGATCTTCCAGTCTCTCAGATTACGAAAAGGCATGTACGGGACTACAAAGATGCCATGCTCAAATATCCATCTCGGAGAGTGGGCAAGCTCAAGGACATGACGGTTCCGCAACTCCTGAAGTACGTCCGGGTATCCTGCCCCCGGTTTGAAACAGCCTTGATCTAA
- a CDS encoding KdsC family phosphatase: MRADEAATNIRILVLDVDGVLTDGGLHYGPEGDISKRFHVQDGLGIKVAQRAGLEIAVMTGLEHGGVTARVAELGITEYVCGHVKKLPHLHEMAERRGITLTEVAYLGDDWVDAGPMRSVGLPMAVADARPEILELAAWVSSRKGGHGAVREAIDYILRSQGLLQHAWEEWTGP; this comes from the coding sequence ATGCGGGCTGACGAGGCGGCCACCAACATCCGCATTCTGGTGCTTGACGTGGACGGCGTACTCACCGACGGCGGCCTCCATTACGGCCCGGAAGGTGATATCAGCAAGCGTTTCCACGTTCAGGACGGCCTTGGCATCAAGGTGGCCCAGCGCGCCGGGCTGGAAATCGCCGTGATGACCGGCCTGGAACATGGCGGCGTGACCGCGCGTGTGGCCGAGTTGGGGATCACCGAATACGTCTGCGGCCACGTGAAGAAGCTGCCGCATCTGCATGAAATGGCCGAACGCCGGGGCATCACATTAACCGAGGTAGCCTACCTGGGCGACGACTGGGTGGACGCCGGCCCCATGCGGTCCGTTGGCTTGCCAATGGCGGTGGCCGACGCCCGGCCGGAAATTCTGGAACTTGCCGCCTGGGTGTCCTCGCGCAAGGGTGGGCACGGAGCCGTGCGTGAAGCCATCGACTACATCCTGCGCTCCCAAGGACTTTTGCAACACGCCTGGGAGGAATGGACCGGCCCGTGA
- a CDS encoding IS3 family transposase: MKRGPYAKVAERNADLLARIRGIKADHPFWGYRRVWAFLRFVDGVVVGKNRVYRLMSEHDLTVKPNLRLKAKRRPTGVKPRPTRPNEWWSIDMTKIKIDGYGWLYVVIVLDWRTKKVVGHYAGDQAKAWHWLSALNAAVGRQFPEGVRGGGLHLMADNGCQPTSTSFMKACRVMDIKLAFTSYNNPKGNADTERFMRTMKEELVWINEWRSPTAFYQALGSWIEEYNQGYLHSALGYKTPVTTEQELINSRTLLKKAC, from the coding sequence ATGAAGCGTGGACCATATGCAAAGGTCGCCGAGCGCAACGCCGACCTCCTGGCCCGCATTCGCGGCATCAAGGCCGACCATCCGTTCTGGGGATACCGTCGGGTCTGGGCGTTTCTGCGCTTCGTGGACGGCGTAGTCGTCGGCAAAAATCGCGTCTACCGGCTCATGAGCGAGCATGACCTCACGGTGAAGCCCAACCTGCGACTCAAGGCCAAACGCAGGCCGACCGGCGTCAAGCCCCGGCCCACGCGACCCAACGAGTGGTGGAGTATCGACATGACCAAAATCAAGATTGACGGCTACGGCTGGCTGTACGTGGTCATTGTGCTTGATTGGCGCACCAAGAAGGTCGTCGGCCACTACGCCGGCGACCAGGCCAAGGCGTGGCATTGGCTATCGGCGCTCAACGCGGCTGTCGGCAGGCAGTTCCCCGAAGGCGTGCGCGGCGGCGGTCTTCATCTCATGGCCGACAACGGCTGCCAACCGACCTCGACGAGCTTTATGAAGGCTTGCCGCGTCATGGACATCAAACTCGCCTTCACCAGCTACAACAACCCCAAAGGCAACGCCGACACAGAGCGCTTCATGCGCACCATGAAGGAAGAGCTGGTCTGGATCAATGAATGGCGAAGCCCCACGGCCTTTTACCAGGCCTTGGGCTCCTGGATCGAAGAATACAACCAAGGCTACCTGCACTCGGCGCTGGGGTATAAAACCCCGGTGACAACCGAGCAGGAACTGATCAACTCGCGGACTCTCTTAAAAAAGGCTTGCTAA
- a CDS encoding transposase, with amino-acid sequence MKRRKWTPEQKTRVVLEGLRGRPVGEVCAEYAISQNQYYKWRDQFLAQAHKAFEPEHGAQRTAKLERENMKLKSLIGELTIELKKSGPFG; translated from the coding sequence ATGAAGCGACGGAAGTGGACCCCGGAGCAGAAGACTCGGGTCGTCCTCGAAGGCCTTCGAGGACGACCCGTGGGCGAAGTGTGCGCCGAGTACGCCATCTCGCAGAACCAGTACTACAAGTGGCGCGATCAATTCCTCGCCCAGGCGCACAAAGCGTTTGAGCCCGAGCACGGCGCACAGCGTACGGCCAAGCTTGAACGCGAGAACATGAAGCTCAAAAGCCTGATCGGCGAGCTGACCATTGAGCTAAAAAAAAGCGGGCCGTTCGGATGA
- the tadA gene encoding tRNA adenosine(34) deaminase TadA translates to MTDPAPPNGWRDWEEVMRLALDEAKRAGDVNEVPVGAVILDPDGEVLAKASNSPISRNDPTSHAEILALRQACKKLNNYRLPGCILVVTLEPCLMCLGALVHARVETVVYGAADPKTGAVTSRLEGFALPFLNHRPAVIHGVLEEECGALLRDFFRSRR, encoded by the coding sequence GTGACGGACCCCGCTCCTCCGAATGGCTGGCGCGACTGGGAAGAAGTCATGCGCCTCGCCCTGGACGAGGCCAAGCGGGCCGGGGATGTTAATGAAGTGCCGGTGGGCGCGGTGATTCTGGATCCTGACGGCGAGGTACTGGCGAAGGCAAGCAACTCCCCCATCTCCCGAAACGACCCAACGTCCCACGCTGAAATACTGGCCCTTCGCCAAGCCTGCAAAAAGCTGAATAACTACCGCCTGCCCGGCTGCATACTGGTCGTCACCCTTGAGCCCTGCCTCATGTGCCTGGGCGCGCTGGTGCACGCTCGCGTGGAAACGGTTGTTTACGGCGCGGCCGACCCCAAGACCGGAGCCGTCACCTCTCGGCTTGAGGGCTTCGCCCTGCCCTTCCTCAACCATCGTCCCGCGGTTATCCACGGTGTTTTGGAGGAGGAATGCGGAGCCCTGCTACGGGATTTTTTCCGTTCGCGCCGCTGA